TCCCGCCGATCTCGTCCAGCGCCGCTTCGGACCACCAGCACCTAACCGGCTGTGGGTAGCAGACCTCACCTATGTGTCGACCTGGGCAGGGTTCGCCTACGTGGCCTTTGTCACCGACGCCTACGCTCGCAGGATCCTGGGCTGGCGGGTCGCTTCCACGATGGCCACCTCCATGGTCCTCGACGCGATCGAGCAAGCCATCTGGACCCGCCAACAAGAAGGCGTACTCGACCTGAAAGACGTTATCCACCATACGGATAGGGGATCTCAGTACACATCGATCCGGTTCAGCGAGCGGCTCGCCGAGGCAGGCATCCAACCGTCGGTCGGAGCGGTCGGAAGCTCCTATGACAATGCACTAGCCGAGACGATCAACGGCCTATACAAGACCGAGCTGATCAAACCCGGCAAGCCCTGGCGGTCCATCGAGGATGTCGAGTTGGCCACCGCGCGCTGGGTCGACTGGTTCAACCATCGCCGCCTCTACCAGTACTGCGGCGACGTCCCGCCGGTCGAACTCGAGGCTGCCTACTACGCTCAACGCCAGAGACCAGCCGCCGGCTGAGGTCTCAGATCAGAGAGTCTCCGGACTCACCGGGGCGGTTCAGAGGCAACCACCATGGTTGTTGTTGGAACCGATGCGCACAAGTACAGCCACACCTTTGTGGCCACCGACGAAGTGGGTCGCCAACTCGGTGAGAAGACCGTCAAGGCCACCACGGCCGGGCACGCCACAGCCATCATGTGGGCCCGTGAACAGTTCGGCCTCGAGCTGATCTGGGGCATCGAGGACTGCCGCAACATGTCGGCGCGTCTGGAGCGTGACCTACTGGCGGCCGGCCAGCAGGTGGTGCGGGTACCCACCAAGCTGATGGCCCAGACCCGCAAGTCGGCGCGCAGTCGGGGCAAGTCGGATCCGATCGATGCGCTGGCGGTGGCGCGGGCGGTGATGCGTGAAACCGACCTACCCCTGGCCACCCACGACGAGACGTCGCGGGAGTTGAAGTTGTTGACTGACCGTCGAGATGTCCTTGTGGCCCAACGCACGTCGGCGATCAACCGGTTGCGCTGGCTCGTCCATGAACTCGATCCCGAGCGGGCACCGGCAGCACGCTCGCTCGATGCCGCCAAGCACCAGCAGGCCCTGCGGACCTGGCTGGACACCCAGCCAGGATTGGTCGCCGAACTCGCGCGCGCCGAGCTGACCGACATCATCCGGCTCACCGGCGAGATCAACACCCTAGCCCAGCGCATCAGCGCCCGAGTCCACCAGGTCGCCCCCGCACTGCTGGAAATCCCTGGCTGCGCGGAGCTGACTGCAGCCAAAATCGTCGGCGAAGCCGCCGGAGTGACCCGGTTCAAAAGCGAAGCCGCCTTCGCCTGCCATGCCGCAGTGGCTCCCATCCCGGTGTGGTCGGGCAACACCGCCGGCCAGATGCGGCTCAGCCGCTCGGGCAACCGCCAGCTCAACGCCGCCCTACACCGCATCGCACTGACCCAAATCCGGATGACCGACAGCCGGGGCCAGGCCTACTACCAAAGGCTGCAAGACGCCGGGAAAACCAAACGCGCAGCACTACGCTGCCTCAAACGCCGCCTAGCCCGCACCGTCTTCCAGGCCCTGCGCACCGTCCACCAGCCCAGCTCCGAACACACCCAACCCGCGGCCGCTTGCCATAGGAGCTATTGCTCGCGCTCGTGCCTTAGTGGCTGAGCGCGACCGACGCCTCGGCGGTGTAGCAAAGGAACGTCAGCGTCTCCTGCAGGTAGAGGCGCACGGTGTCCGTGTCGTGGCTGGCGTACCCGATTGCAACGTCGGTGCCCAGCTGTAGGTCGAAGTCGCCGCCTCGAGTGGTCAGCACGAACGCGCCGTCGATGGCCGGGGCCCAAATGATGTCCCCGTCCACCAGCCGGTTCAGATGCTCACGGATGGGATAGCCGTGATCGGAAGTCTCGCTAACCTTGGTGTAGACGTCAGCAGAGAGCAACACCGAATACGGTCCGTCCACACCGGCCAACCGCAGTTCGGACAATGCCTGGGAGATGACATCAGGGATTTCACGGGGATCCTCGGGCAACGTCAGCGCCGGGTTCGAACTCGCGCTGCGGATCCCTTCGATTGATGCGGCGCTGTAGCCTTCGAATATTGTGCGGTCCTCGACGAAGGCCAGCTTCTTGGCCGCCTCCTTTACCGGTTCCCAATCGGAGTCCTTAGAGCCACGTTCCACGTCGTCGATCTCGTTGCGCGACAGGGTAAACGGAACCCGTAGCCGGACAAGGGGTTTGCTGGCCCGCAGGTGGGCGATCACGCCGTTGGTTGGTGCCTTAACATCGATCAGCCGGCCGGTGCTGACCGCCGCGGTGACGGGCCCCCCGGGATCACTGACATCGACCACCCGGCGCCCGGCGATGTGTCGCTTGAACGTCCGCGCCGCCTCCAATTCGATTTCCGCCCAAGCGGCTTCGGTGACCGGTGCCAAATCGCGGTAGAGATTGTTCATCGGGGGCTTCCTTTCAAGCTGCCGATCGATAGCGACCCGGCTGCCAGAGTTGGCGTCGCCGCCTGCGGTAGGGGCGGTGGATGGTCGAGAAAGTCGATGGTGGGTGAGAAGAACAGTCCGCCGGTCACCGCGGTGGAAAAGTCAAGCACTCGATCGGTGTTGCCTGCCGGATCGCCGAGAAACATGTTGCGCAGCATCTGCTCGGTCACCGTTGGCGTGCGCGAATATCCGATGAAGTAAGTGCCGTACTCGCCCTTGCCGACTTCGCCGAACGGCATGTTGTGTCGCACGATCTTGCGCTCGGTGCCGTCGTCGTCGGTGATGACGTTGAGCGCTACGTGTGAATTGGCTGGCTTCGCGTTGTCGTCGAGTTCGATGTCGTCGAGCTTGGTCCGGCCGATCACACGCTCCTGCTCGGTGACCGAGAGGGATTCCCACGAGGCCATATCGTGCACATACTTCTGCACGTGCACATAACACGAGCCGGCGAAATTTCGATCCTCGTCACCGATCGTGGTGGCCTTGATGGCGATTGGGCCACTTGGGTTTTCGGTGCCATCGACAAAGCCCAGCAGATCACGGTTGTCGAAAAACCGGAAGCCGTGCACTTCGTCGACAACGGTCACCGCATCGCCCATCGACTTGAGAATGCGGCCAGCCAACTCGAAGCACACGTCCATGGTCTCGGCCCGGATGTGGAACAACAGATCGCCGGGAGTTGCCGGGGCGGTATGCCGTGGTCCGGTCAGCTCGACGAACGGATGCAGCTCGGTGGGTCGAGGTCCGGCGAACAAGCGGTCCCAGGCGTCGGACCCGATCGAGACGACCACGGACAAGTGTTTGGTCGGGTCACGGAAGCCGATCGCACGCACCAGGCCGGAGATCTTCGACAGTGCGTCGTGCACCGTCGCCTCGCCGTCGGCGCCGATGGTGGCGACCAGGAAGATCGCGGCCGGAGTCAACGGCGCCAGAATCGGCTGCGGAGAGACAGCAGGCACAGCCACGACCCTAACGTCCCTGCAATACCGGTGATGCTAGACATGGCTACATGGCGGCCACGGCACACGGCCTGTGCGAATTCATCGACGCGTCCCCGTCGCCGTTTCACGTCTGCGCGACGGTGGCGGGACGGCTGCTCGGCGCCGGATACCGCGAG
Above is a window of Mycobacterium tuberculosis H37Rv DNA encoding:
- a CDS encoding insertion sequence element IS1547 transposase, with the translated sequence MVVVGTDAHKYSHTFVATDEVGRQLGEKTVKATTAGHATAIMWAREQFGLELIWGIEDCRNMSARLERDLLAAGQQVVRVPTKLMAQTRKSARSRGKSDPIDALAVARAVMRETDLPLATHDETSRELKLLTDRRDVLVAQRTSAINRLRWLVHELDPERAPAARSLDAAKHQQALRTWLDTQPGLVAELARAELTDIIRLTGEINTLAQRISARVHQVAPALLEIPGCAELTAAKIVGEAAGVTRFKSEAAFACHAAVAPIPVWSGNTAGQMRLSRSGNRQLNAALHRIALTQIRMTDSRGQAYYQRLQDAGKTKRAALRCLKRRLARTVFQALRTVHQPSSEHTQPAAACHRSYCSRSCLSG
- the cfp29 gene encoding hypothetical protein (Cfp29, 29 kDa antigen), whose translation is MNNLYRDLAPVTEAAWAEIELEAARTFKRHIAGRRVVDVSDPGGPVTAAVSTGRLIDVKAPTNGVIAHLRASKPLVRLRVPFTLSRNEIDDVERGSKDSDWEPVKEAAKKLAFVEDRTIFEGYSAASIEGIRSASSNPALTLPEDPREIPDVISQALSELRLAGVDGPYSVLLSADVYTKVSETSDHGYPIREHLNRLVDGDIIWAPAIDGAFVLTTRGGDFDLQLGTDVAIGYASHDTDTVRLYLQETLTFLCYTAEASVALSH